The following proteins are encoded in a genomic region of Arachis ipaensis cultivar K30076 chromosome B02, Araip1.1, whole genome shotgun sequence:
- the LOC107626325 gene encoding nuclear transcription factor Y subunit A-10-like isoform X4 — translation MKPFSLELHNNNNYIDQLASSSTNKQQQFLDKQFTIFPEDCKISGESQKSQATLSLQPSNADPRNRFELGFTQPMICAKYPYMDQFYGLFSAYAPQISGRIMLPLNLTSDDGPTYVNAKQYHGIIRRRQSRAKAVLANKLIKRRKPYMHESRHLHAMRRPRGCGGRFLNTRNSATNNGNGKSGSEANKKTLGHQLHSSGSQSSEVLQSSAGTLNSLKEPNGSSPNISLEVTSMYSSRGGIDGFAINHIGTPMHSLADMMDTGHGHGMIMPPKWVSAAAGNCCNLNV, via the exons ATGAAACCATTTTCATTGGAgcttcataataataataattacataGACCAACTTGCTTCTTCTTCCACTAATAAGCAACAACAATTCTTGGATAAACAATTTACCATCTTTCCAG AAGATTGCAAAATTTCAGGGGAATCCCAAAAGTCTCAAGCCACATTATCTTTGCAGCCATCAAATGCTGACCCTAGGAACCGTTTTGAGCTTGGATTCACTCAGCCTATG ATATGTGCAAAATATCCTTACATGGATCAATTTTATGGACTCTTCTCAGCTTATGCACCTCAAATTTCG GGGCGTATAATGCTGCCACTAAACTTGACATCAGATGATGGACCAACTTACGTGAATGCTAAGCAATACCATGGAATCATAAGGCGTAGGCAGTCACGTGCCAAAGCTGTTCTTGCCAATAAACTCATCAAACGTCGCAAG CCATATATGCATGAATCGCGCCATCTCCACGCGATGCGACGGCCAAGAGGATGTGGTGGCAGGTTTTTGAACACAAGAAACTCTGCCACCAACAATGGAAATGGTAAGAGTGGAAGTGAAGCAAACAAAAAAACACTTGGCCATCAACTACATTCTAGTGGTTCTCAGAGTTCTGAAGTCCTACAATCCTCGGCCGGAACCTTGAATTCGTTGAAGGAACCAAATGGAAGCAGTCCAAACATTTCATTAGAGGTGACAAGCATGTACTCATCAAGAGGAGGAATTGATGGATTTGCCATCAATCACATTGGAACTCCTATGCACTCCCTTGCAGATATGATGGACACTGGACATGGACATGGCATGATCATGCCCCCGAAATGGGTTTCAGCTGCGGCCGGAAACTGCTGCAACCTTAATGTTTGA
- the LOC107626325 gene encoding nuclear transcription factor Y subunit A-10-like isoform X2 yields MGMETAYLKEHEGIVHNSVGQLSSAAAGSSWWSISAFGSHQNQSSVYGDSSNYNNNNNNQIMKPFSLELHNNNNYIDQLASSSTNKQQQFLDKQFTIFPDCKISGESQKSQATLSLQPSNADPRNRFELGFTQPMICAKYPYMDQFYGLFSAYAPQISGRIMLPLNLTSDDGPTYVNAKQYHGIIRRRQSRAKAVLANKLIKRRKPYMHESRHLHAMRRPRGCGGRFLNTRNSATNNGNGKSGSEANKKTLGHQLHSSGSQSSEVLQSSAGTLNSLKEPNGSSPNISLEVTSMYSSRGGIDGFAINHIGTPMHSLADMMDTGHGHGMIMPPKWVSAAAGNCCNLNV; encoded by the exons ATGGGTATGGAAACTGCATATCTGAAAGAACATGAAGGAATTGTTCACAATTCTGTTGGACAGCTGTCATCAGCAGCAGCAGGTTCTTCATGGTGGAGTATTAGTGCCTTTGGATCTCATCAAAATCAATCATCAGTTTATGGAGACTCttctaattataataataataataataaccaaaTTATGAAACCATTTTCATTGGAgcttcataataataataattacataGACCAACTTGCTTCTTCTTCCACTAATAAGCAACAACAATTCTTGGATAAACAATTTACCATCTTTCCAG ATTGCAAAATTTCAGGGGAATCCCAAAAGTCTCAAGCCACATTATCTTTGCAGCCATCAAATGCTGACCCTAGGAACCGTTTTGAGCTTGGATTCACTCAGCCTATG ATATGTGCAAAATATCCTTACATGGATCAATTTTATGGACTCTTCTCAGCTTATGCACCTCAAATTTCG GGGCGTATAATGCTGCCACTAAACTTGACATCAGATGATGGACCAACTTACGTGAATGCTAAGCAATACCATGGAATCATAAGGCGTAGGCAGTCACGTGCCAAAGCTGTTCTTGCCAATAAACTCATCAAACGTCGCAAG CCATATATGCATGAATCGCGCCATCTCCACGCGATGCGACGGCCAAGAGGATGTGGTGGCAGGTTTTTGAACACAAGAAACTCTGCCACCAACAATGGAAATGGTAAGAGTGGAAGTGAAGCAAACAAAAAAACACTTGGCCATCAACTACATTCTAGTGGTTCTCAGAGTTCTGAAGTCCTACAATCCTCGGCCGGAACCTTGAATTCGTTGAAGGAACCAAATGGAAGCAGTCCAAACATTTCATTAGAGGTGACAAGCATGTACTCATCAAGAGGAGGAATTGATGGATTTGCCATCAATCACATTGGAACTCCTATGCACTCCCTTGCAGATATGATGGACACTGGACATGGACATGGCATGATCATGCCCCCGAAATGGGTTTCAGCTGCGGCCGGAAACTGCTGCAACCTTAATGTTTGA
- the LOC107626325 gene encoding nuclear transcription factor Y subunit A-10-like isoform X3: MTLSLISSSYSSSTTKFQLSSAAAGSSWWSISAFGSHQNQSSVYGDSSNYNNNNNNQIMKPFSLELHNNNNYIDQLASSSTNKQQQFLDKQFTIFPEDCKISGESQKSQATLSLQPSNADPRNRFELGFTQPMICAKYPYMDQFYGLFSAYAPQISGRIMLPLNLTSDDGPTYVNAKQYHGIIRRRQSRAKAVLANKLIKRRKPYMHESRHLHAMRRPRGCGGRFLNTRNSATNNGNGKSGSEANKKTLGHQLHSSGSQSSEVLQSSAGTLNSLKEPNGSSPNISLEVTSMYSSRGGIDGFAINHIGTPMHSLADMMDTGHGHGMIMPPKWVSAAAGNCCNLNV, from the exons ATGACACTAtctttaatttcttcttcatATTCTTCTTCTACCACTAAATTTCAA CTGTCATCAGCAGCAGCAGGTTCTTCATGGTGGAGTATTAGTGCCTTTGGATCTCATCAAAATCAATCATCAGTTTATGGAGACTCttctaattataataataataataataaccaaaTTATGAAACCATTTTCATTGGAgcttcataataataataattacataGACCAACTTGCTTCTTCTTCCACTAATAAGCAACAACAATTCTTGGATAAACAATTTACCATCTTTCCAG AAGATTGCAAAATTTCAGGGGAATCCCAAAAGTCTCAAGCCACATTATCTTTGCAGCCATCAAATGCTGACCCTAGGAACCGTTTTGAGCTTGGATTCACTCAGCCTATG ATATGTGCAAAATATCCTTACATGGATCAATTTTATGGACTCTTCTCAGCTTATGCACCTCAAATTTCG GGGCGTATAATGCTGCCACTAAACTTGACATCAGATGATGGACCAACTTACGTGAATGCTAAGCAATACCATGGAATCATAAGGCGTAGGCAGTCACGTGCCAAAGCTGTTCTTGCCAATAAACTCATCAAACGTCGCAAG CCATATATGCATGAATCGCGCCATCTCCACGCGATGCGACGGCCAAGAGGATGTGGTGGCAGGTTTTTGAACACAAGAAACTCTGCCACCAACAATGGAAATGGTAAGAGTGGAAGTGAAGCAAACAAAAAAACACTTGGCCATCAACTACATTCTAGTGGTTCTCAGAGTTCTGAAGTCCTACAATCCTCGGCCGGAACCTTGAATTCGTTGAAGGAACCAAATGGAAGCAGTCCAAACATTTCATTAGAGGTGACAAGCATGTACTCATCAAGAGGAGGAATTGATGGATTTGCCATCAATCACATTGGAACTCCTATGCACTCCCTTGCAGATATGATGGACACTGGACATGGACATGGCATGATCATGCCCCCGAAATGGGTTTCAGCTGCGGCCGGAAACTGCTGCAACCTTAATGTTTGA
- the LOC107626325 gene encoding nuclear transcription factor Y subunit A-10-like isoform X1 has translation MGMETAYLKEHEGIVHNSVGQLSSAAAGSSWWSISAFGSHQNQSSVYGDSSNYNNNNNNQIMKPFSLELHNNNNYIDQLASSSTNKQQQFLDKQFTIFPEDCKISGESQKSQATLSLQPSNADPRNRFELGFTQPMICAKYPYMDQFYGLFSAYAPQISGRIMLPLNLTSDDGPTYVNAKQYHGIIRRRQSRAKAVLANKLIKRRKPYMHESRHLHAMRRPRGCGGRFLNTRNSATNNGNGKSGSEANKKTLGHQLHSSGSQSSEVLQSSAGTLNSLKEPNGSSPNISLEVTSMYSSRGGIDGFAINHIGTPMHSLADMMDTGHGHGMIMPPKWVSAAAGNCCNLNV, from the exons ATGGGTATGGAAACTGCATATCTGAAAGAACATGAAGGAATTGTTCACAATTCTGTTGGACAGCTGTCATCAGCAGCAGCAGGTTCTTCATGGTGGAGTATTAGTGCCTTTGGATCTCATCAAAATCAATCATCAGTTTATGGAGACTCttctaattataataataataataataaccaaaTTATGAAACCATTTTCATTGGAgcttcataataataataattacataGACCAACTTGCTTCTTCTTCCACTAATAAGCAACAACAATTCTTGGATAAACAATTTACCATCTTTCCAG AAGATTGCAAAATTTCAGGGGAATCCCAAAAGTCTCAAGCCACATTATCTTTGCAGCCATCAAATGCTGACCCTAGGAACCGTTTTGAGCTTGGATTCACTCAGCCTATG ATATGTGCAAAATATCCTTACATGGATCAATTTTATGGACTCTTCTCAGCTTATGCACCTCAAATTTCG GGGCGTATAATGCTGCCACTAAACTTGACATCAGATGATGGACCAACTTACGTGAATGCTAAGCAATACCATGGAATCATAAGGCGTAGGCAGTCACGTGCCAAAGCTGTTCTTGCCAATAAACTCATCAAACGTCGCAAG CCATATATGCATGAATCGCGCCATCTCCACGCGATGCGACGGCCAAGAGGATGTGGTGGCAGGTTTTTGAACACAAGAAACTCTGCCACCAACAATGGAAATGGTAAGAGTGGAAGTGAAGCAAACAAAAAAACACTTGGCCATCAACTACATTCTAGTGGTTCTCAGAGTTCTGAAGTCCTACAATCCTCGGCCGGAACCTTGAATTCGTTGAAGGAACCAAATGGAAGCAGTCCAAACATTTCATTAGAGGTGACAAGCATGTACTCATCAAGAGGAGGAATTGATGGATTTGCCATCAATCACATTGGAACTCCTATGCACTCCCTTGCAGATATGATGGACACTGGACATGGACATGGCATGATCATGCCCCCGAAATGGGTTTCAGCTGCGGCCGGAAACTGCTGCAACCTTAATGTTTGA
- the LOC107626323 gene encoding putative disease resistance RPP13-like protein 1: MAEKLYGGAYLSPFVDAVLDNLTSILEEDDSFLERNNLLGRLQNCLYDVGPVLDDAELKQFTDKRVKKWLLDLQDALYFADDLLDELSTKAAIAATQRDPGNSSSWSCLVDSYIEDTGDMEKIVGTLESVVRRKNYLRLKESAKVDMSWRIPSTCLVEPSEICGRKEDKEALLKLLLDDDAAADGDLSVIPIVGMGGIGKTTLAQLLYHDDKVKESFDFRGWVCVSEEFDVVKVTKTVIEAITSSSCNLTDLNLLQLDLKEKLSRLKFFIVLDDVWNENYSDWDKLLKPFQKGVKGSKILITTRNKNVASLVQTASPHELRSLSDEDCWLVFTKHARLSTVSVENPTLEKIGRDIVKKCDGLPLAAQALGGILRGNTDVRYWNHLLKSEIWELSNDKINVVPALRISYYFLPSYLKQCFVYCSLYPKDYEFSKDELMLLWMAEDFLQPVEKKTMEEVGGEYFDELIARSFLQPHSTEENKFVMHDLVHDLAMTCAGEFYFRAEELLNAVEIDIKARHLSHNAKGNYPMSNLLRVCDRVKHTRTFLEINLKEWIPFNMENAPCIMLSQLKYLRALSFKKFPLESVPDSIGELIHLRYLDLSWTDIVALPESLSNLYNLQTLKLLGCRKLKMLPVGMKDLVNLRHLDIRVTQLREMPKGMSKLKNLQFLSDYVVGKREENKITELGALANLQQSISICELENVVNGSEALMARMSDKDGIDSMMLGWSFDEVDEDTVDSKMERDILDKLRPHTNLKQLQIKGYRGTTFPDWVGHSSYHNITKISLDGCRSCCMLPSLGQLPSLKHLEISDFESLESVGAEFYFNQNGESCLETPPFPMLEILMFEAMWRWKEWRSLEFNAFPRLRELTIRKCPMLRGDLPNQLPSLQSLEIRNCKQLSCCVPSGPAITTLSISGKHLVGSVVEAITNTQLTCLTSLSISDCSSHICFPVSAIPPSLQKLTIESCGELEFQMDGQHHSLQKLSIENSCDSLTSFSLLDAFPNLVRVRIADCEKMESLVVSRSLSCLRYLYICYCGSLKSVSTLWVAARQLEHLTLLGCPEVVDLSPTGDGDPHHSLRSLEISYSEKLVSSAAFMNSQFRGLTHLIIDGQYGESVKSLPKEGWLPASIESLTLFRIESVETLECKGLAHLTSLQHLAITECPKLKNMEGEKLPASLIQLNIIWGSPLLGKRCQMKDPQLWPKISHIPAIQVDHKWI; the protein is encoded by the exons ATGGCTGAAAAACTTTATGGTGGAGCTTACCTCTCTCCCTTTGTTGATGCTGTTTTGGACAACCTGACTTCAATACTTGAAGAAGACGACTCTTTCCTCGAAAGGAACAACTTGCTTGGAAGGTTGCAGAATTGTCTGTATGATGTTGGACCTGTTCTTGATGATGCTGAGCTGAAGCAGTTCACTGACAAGAGAGTCAAGAAGTGGCTTCTTGATCTCCAAGATGCTCTCTATTTCGCTGATGATTTGCTCGACGAACTCTCCACTAAAGCCGCTATTGCTGCTACTCAAAGGGATCCAGGTAACTCTTCCTCCTGGTCTTGCCTTGTTGATTCATATATTGAAGATACTGGTGACATGGAAAAAATAGTTGGCACACTAGAGTCTGTTGTAAGACGCAAAAATTATCTTCGTCTGAAGGAGAGTGCCAAGGTGGACATGTCATGGAGAATTCCATCAACATGTCTTGTTGAACCATCGGAGATATGTGGCAGGAAAGAAGACAAGGAGGCCCTACTGAAACTGTTGTTAGATGATGATGCTGCTGCTGATGGTGATTTATCTGTCATTCCCATTGTGGGCATGGGCGGAATAGGAAAGACTACTTTGGCCCAATTGCTTTACCACGATGACAAAGTGAAGGAGAGTTTTGATTTTCGAGGTTGGGTTTGTGTGTCAGAAGAATTTGATGTTGTCAAGGTCACCAAGACTGTAATCGAGGCAATAACTTCAAGCTCTTGTAACTTGACAGATTTGAATTTACTTCAGCTTGATCTAAAGGAAAAGTTGTCGAGGCTAAAGTTCTTCATTGTCTTGGACGACGTATGGAATGAAAATTATAGTGATTGGGATAAGCTtctaaaaccttttcaaaaaggGGTTAAGGGAAGTAAAATTCTCATAACTACTAGAAACAAAAATGTGGCTTCTTTAGTACAGACTGCTTCACCTCATGAACTAAGATCATTGTCCGATGAAGATTGTTGGTTGGTGTTTACAAAGCATGCACGTCTGTCAACTGTTTCTGTGGAGAATCCAACCCTGGAAAAAATCGGCAGAGATATCGTAAAGAAGTGTGATGGATTGCCCTTGGCAGCTCAAGCCCTTGGAGGCATATTGCGTGGAAATACTGATGTCAGATATTGGAATCATTTACTGAAGAGTGAAATCTGGGAACTCTCCAATGACAAAATAAATGTTGTTCCAGCGTTAAGGATAAGTTATTATTTTCTTCCTTCATATTTGAAGCAGTGCTTTGTTTATTGTTCCTTGTATCCCAAGGACTATGAATTTAGCAAGGATGAATTGATGCTGTTATGGATGGCAGAGGATTTTTTGCAACCAGTAGAAAAAAAGACTATGGAAGAAGTTGGTGGTGaatattttgatgaattaattGCGAGATCATTTTTGCAACCTCATAGTACCGAGGAAAATAAATTTGTGATGCATGATCTTGTTCATGATTTAGCAATGACATGTGCTGGAGAATTCTATTTCAGAGCTGAAGAGCTTCTGAATGCAGTTGAGATTGATATTAAAGCTCGTCATTTGTCACATAACGCCAAAGGCAATTATCCAATGTCAAATCTTTTGAGAGTTTGTGATAGAGTAAAACATACAAGGACATTTCTTGAAATCAATTTGAAGGAGTGGATTCCATTCAATATGGAAAATGCACCTTGTATCATGTTGTCACAGTTGAAGTACCTGAGAGCTTTGTCGTTCAAAAAGTTTCCTCTTGAGTCAGTGCCTGATTCAATAGGTGAGTTGATTCATCTGCGTTATTTGGATCTCTCTTGGACGGACATCGTGGCATTGCCGGAGTCATTGAGTAACCTGTACAACTTGCAGACCTTGAAGTTGCTTGGCTGTAGAAAGCTGAAAATGCTACCTGTTGGCATGAAAGACCTTGTAAATTTGCGCCATCTTGATATTAGAGTGACTCAGTTACGTGAGATGCCGAAAGGCATGAGCAAGTTGAAAAATTTGCAGTTTTTAAGCGACTATGTTGTTGGGAAGCGTGAAGAGAACAAGATCACAGAACTGGGAGCACTTGCAAATCTACAGCAATCAATTTCCATTTGCGAATTGGAGAATGTGGTGAACGGCAGTGAAGCTTTGATGGCAAGAATGTCTGATAAGGATGGCATTGATTCTATGATGTTGGGTTGGTCGTTTGATGAAGTAGACGAGGATACAGTTGATTCCAAAATGGAAAGAGATATACTTGACAAGTTACGACCTCACACTAATTTGAAACAGTTACAGATCAAGGGTTACAGGGGTACAACATTTCCAGATTGGGTGGGACATTCTTCCTACCACAACATCACCAAAATATCACTGGATGGTTGCAGGAGTTGCTGTATGCTTCCTTCACTTGGACAGTTGCCCTCTTTGAAGCACCTGGAAATTTCAGATTTTGAAAGTCTAGAAAGTGTGGGTGCTGAGTTTTACTTTAACCAGAATGGTGAATCTTGTTTGGAGACACCACCATTCCCAATGCTTGAAATTCTTATGTTTGAGGCAATGTGGCGCTGGAAGGAGTGGCGTTCATTGGAGTTCAATGCGTTTCCTCGACTTAGGGAGCTTACCATAAGGAAGTGTCCGATGTTGAGAGGAGATTTGCCGAATCAACTTCCATCTTTGCAATCACTTGAGATTAGGAATTGCAAGCAGCTGAGTTGTTGTGTTCCAAGTGGTCCTGCGATTACCactctttcaatttcaggaaaGCATCTAGTGGGGTCTGTGGTGGAGGCCATTACCAACACGCAACTGACTTGCCTCACTTCTTTATCCATCTCAGATTGTTCCTCCCACATATGCTTTCCAGTGAGTGCTATTCCCCCATCACTACAAAAGTTGACGATCGAGAGTTGTGGAGAATTAGAATTCCAAATGGATGGGCAACATCACTCGCTGCAGAAACTATCAATAGAGAACAGCTGTGATTCACTTACATCCTTCTCGTTATTGGATGCCTTTCCAAATCTCGTGCGTGTTCGTATCGCCGATTGCGAAAAGATGGAGTCTCTTGTGGTGTCACGCTCTCTTTCTTGTCTCCGTTATTTATATATCTGCTATTGTGGGAGTTTGAAATCTGTGTCAACGCTATGGGTGGCAGCACGTCAACTAGAGCATCTCACATTACTGGGTTGCCCAGAGGTTGTTGATTTGTCTCCTACAGGGGATGGGGATCCACACCATAGCCTGAGATCTCTTGAAATCAGCTACAGCGAGAAACTGGTGAGCTCTGCAGCATTCATGAATTCGCAATTTCGTGGGCTTACTCATCTTATCATTGATGGTCAATACGGCGAGAGTGTGAAGTCCCTGCCAAAAGAAGGTTGGCTGCCTGCCTCCATTGAGTCTCTCACACTGTTTCGCATTGAAAGTGTGGAGACGTTGGAATGCAAGGGACTTGCCCACCTCACCTCCCTCCAACATTTAGCCATTACTGAATGTCCCAAGTTGAAAAATATGGAGGGAGAAAAGCTGCCAGCCTCTCTAATACAACTCAACATCATCTGGGGAAGCCCTTTGCTGGGCAAACGATGTCAGATGAAGGATCCACAGCTTTGGCCCAAAATCTCCCACATCCCCGCCATTCAAGTTGATCACAAATGGATTTG A
- the LOC107626317 gene encoding uncharacterized protein LOC107626317 has translation MAVLRTLSSTRAPSVVAAAITVVVLAVAAVPAFAGDTNGAYSPCTDTRVQRNDGFTLGIAFSSKDKFFNGNVQLSPCDSRLSLSNSNSQISVFRPKVDEISLLTVNSSSFVADSYGYMVAFAGRKYAARSPPAFIANSSFTVTSFTLVLEFQKGRLQNLYWKRDGCAKCSGNSKAVCLNNQDCALQTSTCKSHGGSVDCSIGIQLAFSGTDEHLRALNSWYEVKNLRQYSLYGLYSNLRDSLTSQYDKFF, from the exons ATGGCGGTTCTTCGAACACTATCTTCAACACGGGCGCCGTCGGTGGTCGCGGCCGCGATCACAGTGGTGGTTCTGGCTGTTGCTGCAGTTCCTGCATTCGCCGGAGACACGAACGGAGCGTACTCTCCCTGTACTGACACGCGCGTGCAGAGAAACGATGGTTTCACTTTGGGAATAGCGTTTTCTTCGAAGGATAAGTTCTTCAATGGAAACGTTCAGTTGTCTCCCTGTGATTCGAGACTTTCTCTTTCGAATTCGAATTCGCAGATCTCTGTGTTCCGACCTAAGGTCGACGAGATCTCGCTGCTCACCGTCAATTCCTCATCCTTCGTTGCG GATTCTTATGGCTATATGGTTGCATTTGCTGGCCGGAAATACGCGGCAAGGTCTCCTCCTGCTTTTATTGCAAACAGCTCATTCACCGTGACCAGTTTCACTCTT GTCCTTGAGTTTCAGAAAGGCAGGCTGCAAAATTTATATTGGAAAAGAGATGGGTGTGCTAAGTGCTCAGGTAACTCCAAAGCTGTGTGTCTAAACAATCAGGATTGCGCGCTGCAAACTTCAACCTGCAAGAGCCATGGAGGATCCGTGGATTGCAGCATAGGAATACAATTGGCATTCTCCGGCACAGATGAACACCTTAGAGCTCTCAACTCTTGGTATGAAGTGAAAAACCTTCGCCAGTATTCACTCTATGGCCTTTACTCGAATCTCAGAGATTCCCTCACTAGCCAGTATGACAAGTTTTTCTAA